TCCATTGAATCCAGTCGTTTAAGCCCCATATACTGCTTTATAAGTTAAAGCGGAAGAGAGAAATATATGAACTTGGAACGTTCCGAGCGTATCGAGATCCCCGTACTGCCTCTACGTGATGTAGTGGTTTACCCACACATGGTTATTCCACTGTTTGTTGGTCGTGAAAAATCGATTACTTGCCTTGAATCGGCAATGGAAGCCAACAAACAAGTGCTACTCGTGGCGCAGAAAGAAGCGGATACTGATGAGCCTTCAATCGACGACCTATTCGAAGTAGGTACTGTTGCTACGATTCTTCAGCTTTTAAAGCTACCTGACGGCACGGTAAAAGTGCTTGTTGAAGGTCAGCAGCGTGCGAAAATTCACCAATTTAAAGAAAGTGAATTCTTCCTTGCAGATGCAGAATACGTTGTCACCTCAGAACTTGACGAAAAAGAACAAGAAGTGGTTGTTCGCAGCGCGATCAATCAATTCGAAGGCTTTATTAAGCTAAACAAAAAGATTCCACCAGAAGTATTAACTTCTCTGAATGGGATTGATGAAGCCGCTCGTCTAGCGGATACCATCGCAGCACACATGCCACTTAAACTGGTAGACAAACAGCACGTACTAGAGATTCTAGATGTGACTGAGCGTCTAGAGTTCCTGATGGGCCAAATGGAGTCAGAAATTGATATCCTGCAGGTAGAAAAACGCATCCGTGGTCGTGTTAAGAAGCAGATGGAAAAATCTCAGCGTGAGTACTACCTGAATGAGCAGATGAAAGCGATTCAGAAAGAACTTGGCGAGATGGACGATGCTCCAGATGAATTTGAGGCTCTAAAGAAGAAAATCGAAGAGTCGAAAATGCCTCAAGAAGCGCGCGAAAAAACCGAACAAGAGCTGCAAAAGCTGAAGATGATGTCGCCAATGTCGGCAGAAGCAACAGTGGTACGTAGCTACATCGATTGGATGGTTGGTGTGCCTTGGGCGAAGCGTTCTAAGGTTAAGAAGAATCTAGCCAAAGCAGAAGAGATCTTAAACGAAGACCATTACGGTCTAGAGCGTGTTAAAGAACGTATTCTTGAGTACTTGGCGGTACAAAACCGTATCAATAAGTTGAAAGGCCCTATCCTTTGTCTTGTTGGTCCTCCTGGTGTCGGTAAAACCTCGCTAGGTCGCTCTATCGCTGCTGCTACAGGCCGTAAGTACACGCGCATGGCGCTAGGCGGCGTACGTGATGAAGCAGAGATTCGTGGTCACCGTCGTACCTACATCGGCTCTCTTCCGGGTAAGCTAATCCAGAAGATGTCTAAAGTTGGCGTGAAGAACCCACTGTTCCTATTGGATGAGATCGATAAGATGTCTTCTGATATGCGTGGCGACCCATCTTCAGCACTGCTAGAAGTACTCGACCCAGAGCAAAACAACGCGTTTAACGATCACTACCTAGAAGTAGACTACGATCTGTCTGACGTTATGTTCGTTGCGACGTCTAACTCAATGGACATTCCTGGCCCACTGCTGGACCGTATGGAAGTTATCCGTCTATCTGGTTACACAGAAGACGAGAAGTTAAACATCGCTAAGCGTCACCTCGTTGATAAGCAAGTGAAACGCAACGGTCTTAAGCCTCATGAGATTGAGATTGAAGACTCTGCAATCATCGGCATTATTCGTTACTACACGCGTGAAGCGGGTGTACGTAGCCTAGAGCGTGAGATCTCTAAGATCTGTCGTAAAGCGGTGAAGAATATCCTGCTAGACAGCGATCTTAAGTCTGTGACTGTGACTATGGACAACCTAAAAGATTACCTAGGTGTTCAACGTCATGACTTCGGTAAAGCAGACGAGAGTAACCGCATTGGTCAAGTAACTGGTCTAGCGTGGACTCAAGTTGGTGGTGATCTATTAACGATTGAAACTGAAGCAATGCCAGGTAAAGGTAAGCTAACGCAAACCGGTTCCCTTGGTGATGTGATGAAAGAGTCGATTCAAGCTGCGATGACCGTAGTTCGCTCTCGTGCTGAAAAACTGGGTATTAACTCAGATTTCTACGAGAAGCGTGACATCCACGTTCACGTACCTGAAGGCGCGACACCAAAAGATGGCCCGAGTGCGGGTATCGCAATGTGTACTGCACTTGTTTCTAGCCTGACAGGTAACCCTGTAAAAGCAGAAGTGGGTATGACAGGTGAAATCACTCTTCGTGGTGAAGTTTTACCTATCGGTGGCTTGAAAGAAAAGCTACTTGCAGCGCATCGTGGTGGCATCAAAACAGTACTGAT
The Vibrio pelagius genome window above contains:
- the lon gene encoding endopeptidase La gives rise to the protein MNLERSERIEIPVLPLRDVVVYPHMVIPLFVGREKSITCLESAMEANKQVLLVAQKEADTDEPSIDDLFEVGTVATILQLLKLPDGTVKVLVEGQQRAKIHQFKESEFFLADAEYVVTSELDEKEQEVVVRSAINQFEGFIKLNKKIPPEVLTSLNGIDEAARLADTIAAHMPLKLVDKQHVLEILDVTERLEFLMGQMESEIDILQVEKRIRGRVKKQMEKSQREYYLNEQMKAIQKELGEMDDAPDEFEALKKKIEESKMPQEAREKTEQELQKLKMMSPMSAEATVVRSYIDWMVGVPWAKRSKVKKNLAKAEEILNEDHYGLERVKERILEYLAVQNRINKLKGPILCLVGPPGVGKTSLGRSIAAATGRKYTRMALGGVRDEAEIRGHRRTYIGSLPGKLIQKMSKVGVKNPLFLLDEIDKMSSDMRGDPSSALLEVLDPEQNNAFNDHYLEVDYDLSDVMFVATSNSMDIPGPLLDRMEVIRLSGYTEDEKLNIAKRHLVDKQVKRNGLKPHEIEIEDSAIIGIIRYYTREAGVRSLEREISKICRKAVKNILLDSDLKSVTVTMDNLKDYLGVQRHDFGKADESNRIGQVTGLAWTQVGGDLLTIETEAMPGKGKLTQTGSLGDVMKESIQAAMTVVRSRAEKLGINSDFYEKRDIHVHVPEGATPKDGPSAGIAMCTALVSSLTGNPVKAEVGMTGEITLRGEVLPIGGLKEKLLAAHRGGIKTVLIPKDNERDLEEIPDNVIADLEVIPVQWIDEVLKVALERDPSGVEFVAKK